The Gossypium hirsutum isolate 1008001.06 chromosome D03, Gossypium_hirsutum_v2.1, whole genome shotgun sequence genomic interval AGTGTGTAACCATATTCTGCAAAGGGATAGTAAACACGGTTAAGATAACGGTCCATCATAGAACGCGGAATCGTTATCATTATTAGTTGTTGTTGATAAAGTGATGAAATGGATTCTTTTTACTGTTACTTGATCATATTATTAACGACTACGTGGAATTCTAGACaataatttttaactaataataaatGTTCTAACCTGGGGCAATATATCCATGGGTTCCGGCAATGCGAGACATGGCTCCGCCGTTAGAACCGTCGTCCCCGGCTTCAATTTGCAACGTTTTAGCCAACCCAAAATCCGCCACGCGTGGCCGCATCTCCTCATCTAGCAATATGTTGTTACTCTTCACATCACGGTGAACTATAGGAGGCAGACAATCATGGTGCAAATAAGCTAGCCCCTGAGCGGCGCCGACCGCAATCGCGAACCGCTTCGGCCAATCTGCTAAACCACCCCACTTGTCGCCATGTAACACATCGCCTAAGCTACCGTTTTCCATGCACTCGTAAACTAAAACCCTGAACTCATCCCCACTACAACACATCAATAGTTTCACGATGTTGCCGTGTCGGATCCGACCTAACGTCTCGGTTTCAGACCTGAAAACCTCTTCTGCCTCACGTTTAACACCCCATAGCCTCTTAACCGCCACAGTTTGACCTGTTTTGAGTTTCACTTTATAaacccgacccgacccgcctGTTCCAATGATACAATCGTCTTTCATGAACGGGAATATCTCATCTTCGTTGAACTCAACCCGTTGAAACAAGGTGACTTTGTACGGCCGTCGGGTTTTGCTACCAAATTTGGATCGCGTTCTGAAAAACCAAATGACCGACCCGATAAGTAGTATAAGGCAGACTGTTAAAATACCCACAACGTAGAAGGTACCAGGTTTGATTCTTGGGCATGGAGGAAGCGGATTCAAATTCGGGCTACAAAGATCAGGATTACCTAATAGACCCGAAATGAAGAACTCATTATTGAAACCCAATGGTACTTTACCGTTCAACAAATTACCCGAAAGGTTAAACCGGTTCAACCTCAGCTTCGTTAAATCTTCTGGAATTTTACCGATCAGTAAATTACCGGACAATTCGAGGTAAATTAATGCCGGTAGGTTACCGAGGGTAGGTGGGATTTCGCCAGTGAATCTATTTCTGGCAAGGTTCAACTCAGTCAACTCAGTCCATGAACCCACTGAACCTGGTAGATTCCCTGTTAACTCATTATCTTCTAACTCAAGCGTTTGTAACTTCAAATCAGTGATACATAACGGCAGTCCACCGGAAAATCGATTTTGGCTCAGATTAATTTGTGTCAAATTATGTAATTTACACATACCTTCTGGAATGTCGCCAGAGAAATTATTACCGGAAATTCGAAGAATTGTCAGCTTTTGAAGTGCTGAGATTGAAGGAGAAATTGAACCCTCGAAATGATTGTTTTGTAATTCAAAAAGCTGCATTAAAGGCAGACCCCAGAATTTTTCCGGCACGTTACCGGAAAATGCGTTATCACCCATTCGAATATAATTCAAGGACTCACATTCGCCGTAGGATTCCGGTATGCTCCCCGAGAACCGATTCGTAAAAATGACTATGCGCTGAAGCTTCCTTTTGTGACAAAGAAACGGCGGTAACTCGCCGGAGAAATTATTAGTCGAAACATCGAAGTCTTCTAAAGGAGAAAACTTACCGAGGTCGGACGGTAACTTTCCGGTGAAGCTGTTGTTGAAGAGCTTTAGCTGTGAGAGATATTGATTCGAAGCTAAAACTTCAGGGATTTCACCGGTGAAAAAGTTGTCATTGAGATTCAAAGACTCGAGAGGCATTGCAGCGATTTTCTCCGGTAATTTTCCGGTGAGGC includes:
- the LOC107950512 gene encoding LRR receptor-like serine/threonine-protein kinase HSL2 precursor (The RefSeq protein has 6 substitutions compared to this genomic sequence), with protein sequence MRNPDLKALICFLFWVVCVFTFVVSFNGDSQILIRVKDSQLDDPNGRLRDWVILTPDQSPCNWTGVWCESRNRTVASIDLSGFGISGGFPFEFCRIRTLRTLYLADNNLNGSLSSQAISPCFRLRKIDLSGNIFVGELPDFSSEHLEVLELSNNNFTGDIPVSFGRMKSLKVLSLGGNLLNGKVPSFLGNLTELTDFALGYNPFKPSPLPDEIGNLSKLEYLWLTNANLVGEIPFSIGNLISLKSLDLTCNFLIGKIPESLSKLKKLEQIELYQNQLTGELPESLAELTSLLRLDVSQNSLTGKLPEKIAAMPLESLNLNDNFFTGEIPEVLASNQYLSQLKLFNNSFTGKLPPDLGKFSPLEDFDVSTNNFSGELPLFLCHKRKLQRIVIFTNRFSGSIPESYGECESLNYIRMGDNAFSGNVPEKFWGLPLMQLFELQNNHFEGSISPSIPALQKLTILRISGNNFSGDIPEGMCKLHNLTQINLSQNRFSGGLPLCITDLKLQTLELEDNELTGNLPGSVGSWTELTELNLARNRFTGEIPPTLGNLPALIYLDLSGNLLIGKIPEDLTKLRLNRFNLSGNLLNGKVPLGFNNEFFISGLLGNPDLCSPNLNPLPPCPRIKPGTFYVVGILTVCLILLIGSVIWFFRTRSKFGSKTRRPYKVTLFQRVEFNEDEIFQFMKDDCIIGTGGSGRVYKVKLKTGQTVAVKRLWGVKREAEEVFRSETETLGRIRHGNIVKLLMCCSGDEFRVLVYECMENGSLGDVLHGDKWGGLADWPKRFAIAVGAAQGLAYLHHDCLPPIVHRDVKSNNILLDEEMRPRVADFGLAKTLQIEAGDDGSNGGAMSRIAGTHGYIAPEYGYTLKVTEKSDVYSFGVVLLELITGKRPNDSSFGESKDLVKWVTEVVLSSLPPSASAQGGNDSGGYFGKKVAEIVDPRMKPSTYEMKEIERVLNVALKCTSAFPINRPSMRKVVELLKDQRCVQLVAQ
- the LOC107950512 gene encoding LRR receptor-like serine/threonine-protein kinase HSL2 isoform X1, producing MRNPDLKALICFLFWVVCVFTFVVSFNGDSQILIRVKDSQLDDPNGRLRDWVILTPDQSPCNWTGVWCESRNRTVASIDLSGFGISGGFPFEFCRIRTLRTLYLADNNLNGSLSSQAISPCFRLRKIDLSGNIFVGELPDFSSEHLEVLELSNNNFTGDIPVSFGRMKSLKVLSLGGNLLNGKVPSFLGNLTELTDFALGYNPFKPSPLPDEIGNLSKLEYLWLTNANLVGEIPFSIGNLISLKSLDLTCNFLIGKIPESLSKLKKLEQIELYQNQLTGELPESLAELTSLLRLDVSQNSLTGKLPEKIAAMPLESLNLNDNFFTGEIPEVLASNQYLSQLKLFNNSFTGKLPSDLGKFSPLEDFDVSTNNFSGELPPFLCHKRKLQRIVIFTNRFSGSIPESYGECESLNYIRMGDNAFSGNVPEKFWGLPLMQLFELQNNHFEGSISPSISALQKLTILRISGNNFSGDIPEGMCKLHNLTQINLSQNRFSGGLPLCITDLKLQTLELEDNELTGNLPGSVGSWTELTELNLARNRFTGEIPPTLGNLPALIYLELSGNLLIGKIPEDLTKLRLNRFNLSGNLLNGKVPLGFNNEFFISGLLGNPDLCSPNLNPLPPCPRIKPGTFYVVGILTVCLILLIGSVIWFFRTRSKFGSKTRRPYKVTLFQRVEFNEDEIFPFMKDDCIIGTGGSGRVYKVKLKTGQTVAVKRLWGVKREAEEVFRSETETLGRIRHGNIVKLLMCCSGDEFRVLVYECMENGSLGDVLHGDKWGGLADWPKRFAIAVGAAQGLAYLHHDCLPPIVHRDVKSNNILLDEEMRPRVADFGLAKTLQIEAGDDGSNGGAMSRIAGTHGYIAPEYGYTLKVTEKSDVYSFGVVLLELITGKRPNDSSFGENKDLVKWVTEVVLSSLPPSASAQGGNDSGGYFGKKVAEIVDPRMKPSTYEMKEIERVLNVALKCTSAFPINRPSMRKVVELLKDQRCVQLVAQ